Proteins from one Primulina huaijiensis isolate GDHJ02 chromosome 18, ASM1229523v2, whole genome shotgun sequence genomic window:
- the LOC140964255 gene encoding probable inactive ATP-dependent zinc metalloprotease FTSHI 4, chloroplastic isoform X1 → MILPSTSNAVSDSQSVSIGLALRSLCSCPYSKTLLALNVRHPKFSRLRHSYATNFLFKSRIKGLCIDVKRVRIKFCKASLSNDSNMIEGDADSAQQLFENLKEAERERISKLEEFERKANVQLERQLVMASEWSRALLAVRGKLKGTEWDPESSHVIEYSDFKRLLDANAVQFMEYSNYGQTVSVILPYYKDGKTDGPEGGRKKEIVFRRHVVNRMPSDCWNDVWRKLHQQLVNVDVLNVNTVPAEVYSTVATAVVWSMRLALSVALYVWIDNMMRPIYAKLIPCDLGDPPKKMTSQPIKSRALGSLGKSRAKFISAEEKTGVTFDDFAGQEYIKRELQEIVRILKNDEEFQNKGIYCPKGVLLHGPPGTGKTLLAKAIAGEAGLPFFAANGTDFVEMFVGVAASRVKDLFASARSFAPSIIFIDEIDAIGSKRGGPDIGGGGAEREQGLLQILTEMDGFKVSTSQVLVIGATNRLDILDPALLRKGRFDKIIRVGLPSKDGRMAILKVHARNKYFRSEEEKETLLKEISELAEDYTGAELQNILNEAGILTARKDLDYIGREELLEALKRQMGTFETGQEDSTEVPEELKLRLAYREAAVAVLACYIPDPFRPFTDTDINSIRSQPNMRYREKLGRVFKRKADYVNSIVYACAPRVIEEEIFGVDNLCWISSKATLEASRLAEFLILQTGMTAFGKSCYKYQNDLVPNLAAKLEALRDEYMRFAVEKCACVLREYRPAVENITDVLLAEGEIKADEIWDIYNNSPQIPQPAVREVDEYGAIIYAGRWGLHGVSLPGRVTFAPGNVGFATFGAPRPMETQIISDDTWNLIDGIWDKRVQEMRTEATIEIEEDKEKPQLLMSGHLL, encoded by the exons ATGATTCTACCCAGTACTTCGAACGCTGTGTCGGATTCTCAATCAGTATCCATTGGTCTCGCGCTAAGATCCTTGTGCTCCTGCCCTTATTCTAAAACCCTACTCGCCCTGAATGTCAGACATCCTAAATTCTCGCGTTTGAGACACTCTTATGCTACGAATTTTCTGTTCAAATCACGAATTAAAGGACTGTGCATTGATGTTAAAAGAGTTAGAATCAAGTTTTGCAAAGCTTCTTTAAGTAACGATTCAAACATGATAGAGGGGGACGCTGATTCGGCGCAGCAGCTATTCGAG AATTTGAAGGAAGCTGAGAGAGAACGAATAAGTAAGTTAGAAGAATTTGAAAGAAAAGCCAATGTTCAGTTGGAGAGGCAGCTTGTGATGGCTTCAGAGTGGAGCAGAGCCCTCTTAGCAGTGAGGGGAAAGTTGAAAGGAACAGAGTGGGACCCTGAGAGTTCTCACGTCATAGAATATAGTGACTTCAAGAGACTTCTTGATGCAAATGCTGTACAATTTATGGAGTACTCTAATTATGGTCAGACAGTATCAG TGATTCTACCATATTATAAAGACGGAAAGACTGATGGCCCAGAGGGTGGTAGAAAAAAAGAAATTGTTTTCCGGCGCCATGTGGTCAACCGTATGCCAAGTGACTGTTGGAATGATGTTTGGCGAAAGTTGCATCAACAGCTTGTAAATGTTGACGTCCTTAATGTGAATACTGTTCCTGCTGAAGTTTATTCCACTGTTGCCACAGCAGTTGTGTGGTCTATGAGGCTCGCACTTTCTGTTGCTCTTTATGTCTGGATTGATAATATGATGAGACCAATATATGCAAAATTAATTCCTTGTGATCTTGGTGATCCTCCTAAAAAGATGACATCGCAGCCAATCAAGAGCCGTGCCCTTGGGTCGTTAGGGAAGAGCAG GGCAAAGTTCATATCAGCCGAAGAAAAAACAGGTGTTACCTTTGATGATTTTGCTGGCCAAGAATATATTAAGAGGGAGCTACAAGAGATTGTACGGATTCTAAAGAATGACGAGGAGTTCCAAAATAAAGGAATCTATTGCCCCAAAGGCGTGCTTCTTCATGGTCCTCCTGGAACTGGTAAAACACTTTTGGCGAAAGCTATAGCTGGCGAGGCAGGTCTTCCATTTTTTGCAGCCAATGGCACTGATTTTGTTGAg ATGTTTGTTGGCGTGGCTGCCTCTCGTGTGAAAGACCTGTTTGCCAGTGCCAGATCATTTGCTCCTTCCATCATTTTTATCGATGAGATAGATGCAATCGGTAGCAAGCGTGGAGGACCTGATATTGGTGGG GGTGGTGCTGAGAGAGAACAAGGATTACTACAAATACTTACTGAAATGGATGGGTTTAAAGTATCAACATCACAG GTGTTGGTTATTGGTGCAACCAATAGACTGGATATTCTTGATCCTGCCCTTTTAAGAAAAGGCCGCTTTGACAAGATTATTCGTGTTGGATTGCCATCAAAAGATGGTAGAATGGCCATACTGAAG GTTCATGctcgaaataaatattttcgatCAGAGGAAGAGAAAGAGACTCTACTGAAAGAAATCTCTGAGCTGGCAGAGGATTATACCGGAGCAGAGTTGCAAAATATACT GAACGAAGCTGGAATTTTGACTGCTAGAAAGGACTTAGATTACATAGGGCGAGAAGAACTTCTCGAGGCCTTAAAGCGG CAAATGGGAACTTTTGAAACTGGCCAAGAAGATAGCACAGAAGTTCCTGAAGAGTTAAAATTGAGATTGGCATATCGAGAGGCAGCTGTTGCTGTTCTTGCATGTTACATTCCGGATCCCTTTCGTCCCTTCACTGAT ACGGATATTAATTCCATACGCAGTCAGCCAAACATGCGATACAGGGAGAAATTAGGAAGGGTATTCAAGAGAAAAGCAGATTATGTGAACTCTATAGTCTACGCTTGTGCTC CCAGAGTAATTGAAGAAGAGATATTTGGAGTTGACAATCTATGCTGGATTTCTTCCAAGGCAACACTGGAAGCTTCCAGACTTGCAGAATTCTTAATTCTGCAAACTGGAATGACTGCTTTCGGCAAGTCCTGTTACAAATATCAAAATGATCTCGTGCCTAAT CTCGCTGCCAAACTTGAAGCACTCAGAGATGAGTATATGCGTTTTGCTGTGGAAAAGTGTGCATGTGTTCTACGAGAGTACCGTCCTGCTGTAGAGAACATAACAG ATGTTCTACTTGCAGAAGGAGAGATAAAAGCAGATGAAATTTGGGACATTTATAACAACTCGCCCCAAATACCTCAG CCTGCTGTGAGGGAAGTTGATGAATATGGAGCCATTATATATGCCGGACGTTGGGGACTTCATGGTGTTTCACTTCCTGGGAGGGTAACTTTTGCACCTGGAAATGTGGGATTCGCTACTTTTGGTGCACCTCGTCCTATGGAG ACTCAAATCATAAGTGATGACACATGGAATTTGATCGATGGAATATGGGATAAAAGAGTTCAAGAAATGAGAACCGAGGCTACTATTGAAATTGAAGAGGATAAAGAAAAACCACAACTTCTAATGTCCGGCCATCTCCTATAG
- the LOC140964255 gene encoding probable inactive ATP-dependent zinc metalloprotease FTSHI 4, chloroplastic isoform X2 yields MASEWSRALLAVRGKLKGTEWDPESSHVIEYSDFKRLLDANAVQFMEYSNYGQTVSVILPYYKDGKTDGPEGGRKKEIVFRRHVVNRMPSDCWNDVWRKLHQQLVNVDVLNVNTVPAEVYSTVATAVVWSMRLALSVALYVWIDNMMRPIYAKLIPCDLGDPPKKMTSQPIKSRALGSLGKSRAKFISAEEKTGVTFDDFAGQEYIKRELQEIVRILKNDEEFQNKGIYCPKGVLLHGPPGTGKTLLAKAIAGEAGLPFFAANGTDFVEMFVGVAASRVKDLFASARSFAPSIIFIDEIDAIGSKRGGPDIGGGGAEREQGLLQILTEMDGFKVSTSQVLVIGATNRLDILDPALLRKGRFDKIIRVGLPSKDGRMAILKVHARNKYFRSEEEKETLLKEISELAEDYTGAELQNILNEAGILTARKDLDYIGREELLEALKRQMGTFETGQEDSTEVPEELKLRLAYREAAVAVLACYIPDPFRPFTDTDINSIRSQPNMRYREKLGRVFKRKADYVNSIVYACAPRVIEEEIFGVDNLCWISSKATLEASRLAEFLILQTGMTAFGKSCYKYQNDLVPNLAAKLEALRDEYMRFAVEKCACVLREYRPAVENITDVLLAEGEIKADEIWDIYNNSPQIPQPAVREVDEYGAIIYAGRWGLHGVSLPGRVTFAPGNVGFATFGAPRPMETQIISDDTWNLIDGIWDKRVQEMRTEATIEIEEDKEKPQLLMSGHLL; encoded by the exons ATGGCTTCAGAGTGGAGCAGAGCCCTCTTAGCAGTGAGGGGAAAGTTGAAAGGAACAGAGTGGGACCCTGAGAGTTCTCACGTCATAGAATATAGTGACTTCAAGAGACTTCTTGATGCAAATGCTGTACAATTTATGGAGTACTCTAATTATGGTCAGACAGTATCAG TGATTCTACCATATTATAAAGACGGAAAGACTGATGGCCCAGAGGGTGGTAGAAAAAAAGAAATTGTTTTCCGGCGCCATGTGGTCAACCGTATGCCAAGTGACTGTTGGAATGATGTTTGGCGAAAGTTGCATCAACAGCTTGTAAATGTTGACGTCCTTAATGTGAATACTGTTCCTGCTGAAGTTTATTCCACTGTTGCCACAGCAGTTGTGTGGTCTATGAGGCTCGCACTTTCTGTTGCTCTTTATGTCTGGATTGATAATATGATGAGACCAATATATGCAAAATTAATTCCTTGTGATCTTGGTGATCCTCCTAAAAAGATGACATCGCAGCCAATCAAGAGCCGTGCCCTTGGGTCGTTAGGGAAGAGCAG GGCAAAGTTCATATCAGCCGAAGAAAAAACAGGTGTTACCTTTGATGATTTTGCTGGCCAAGAATATATTAAGAGGGAGCTACAAGAGATTGTACGGATTCTAAAGAATGACGAGGAGTTCCAAAATAAAGGAATCTATTGCCCCAAAGGCGTGCTTCTTCATGGTCCTCCTGGAACTGGTAAAACACTTTTGGCGAAAGCTATAGCTGGCGAGGCAGGTCTTCCATTTTTTGCAGCCAATGGCACTGATTTTGTTGAg ATGTTTGTTGGCGTGGCTGCCTCTCGTGTGAAAGACCTGTTTGCCAGTGCCAGATCATTTGCTCCTTCCATCATTTTTATCGATGAGATAGATGCAATCGGTAGCAAGCGTGGAGGACCTGATATTGGTGGG GGTGGTGCTGAGAGAGAACAAGGATTACTACAAATACTTACTGAAATGGATGGGTTTAAAGTATCAACATCACAG GTGTTGGTTATTGGTGCAACCAATAGACTGGATATTCTTGATCCTGCCCTTTTAAGAAAAGGCCGCTTTGACAAGATTATTCGTGTTGGATTGCCATCAAAAGATGGTAGAATGGCCATACTGAAG GTTCATGctcgaaataaatattttcgatCAGAGGAAGAGAAAGAGACTCTACTGAAAGAAATCTCTGAGCTGGCAGAGGATTATACCGGAGCAGAGTTGCAAAATATACT GAACGAAGCTGGAATTTTGACTGCTAGAAAGGACTTAGATTACATAGGGCGAGAAGAACTTCTCGAGGCCTTAAAGCGG CAAATGGGAACTTTTGAAACTGGCCAAGAAGATAGCACAGAAGTTCCTGAAGAGTTAAAATTGAGATTGGCATATCGAGAGGCAGCTGTTGCTGTTCTTGCATGTTACATTCCGGATCCCTTTCGTCCCTTCACTGAT ACGGATATTAATTCCATACGCAGTCAGCCAAACATGCGATACAGGGAGAAATTAGGAAGGGTATTCAAGAGAAAAGCAGATTATGTGAACTCTATAGTCTACGCTTGTGCTC CCAGAGTAATTGAAGAAGAGATATTTGGAGTTGACAATCTATGCTGGATTTCTTCCAAGGCAACACTGGAAGCTTCCAGACTTGCAGAATTCTTAATTCTGCAAACTGGAATGACTGCTTTCGGCAAGTCCTGTTACAAATATCAAAATGATCTCGTGCCTAAT CTCGCTGCCAAACTTGAAGCACTCAGAGATGAGTATATGCGTTTTGCTGTGGAAAAGTGTGCATGTGTTCTACGAGAGTACCGTCCTGCTGTAGAGAACATAACAG ATGTTCTACTTGCAGAAGGAGAGATAAAAGCAGATGAAATTTGGGACATTTATAACAACTCGCCCCAAATACCTCAG CCTGCTGTGAGGGAAGTTGATGAATATGGAGCCATTATATATGCCGGACGTTGGGGACTTCATGGTGTTTCACTTCCTGGGAGGGTAACTTTTGCACCTGGAAATGTGGGATTCGCTACTTTTGGTGCACCTCGTCCTATGGAG ACTCAAATCATAAGTGATGACACATGGAATTTGATCGATGGAATATGGGATAAAAGAGTTCAAGAAATGAGAACCGAGGCTACTATTGAAATTGAAGAGGATAAAGAAAAACCACAACTTCTAATGTCCGGCCATCTCCTATAG
- the LOC140963891 gene encoding chromatin assembly factor 1 subunit FAS2: MKGGTVQINWHDTKPVLTCDFHPHSGILATGGADYDIKLWATMSGKDQKKAPEVTYQSSLSHHNSAVNVLRFSPSGEQLASGADGGELILWKSHSTDAGEVWKVLKSLVFHRKDVLDLQWSNDGAHLISGSVDNTCIIWDARKGSVHHILDGHFHYVQGVAWDPLMKYAASLSSDRTCRIYINKPSKSKAVEKTNYICQHVIAKAEPQIAEESKFTRSHLFHDETLPSFFRRLSWSPDGSFLLVPAGSYKSTPASEPINTTYAFSRQDLSRPAVMLPGASKPVVAVRFCPMTFKLRGSKTSPFFKLPYRLIFAVATLNSLYLYDTESIQPLVIVAGVHYAAITDIAWSPTGNYLALSSQDGYCSLLEFESQELGSPVTLPEEKQTDVTEVEPVLELIINDKDKVSLDDRMERIENSQRENKSEDGKHTSPSTTMIPSNPCKPAKRRITPMAID; the protein is encoded by the exons ATGAAGGGTGGAACAGTTCAAATCAATTGGCACGATACGAAGCCCGTACTCACCTGCGATTTCCATCCGCACTCTGGCATCCTCGCCACAGGAGGCGCCGATTACGACATCAAG TTATGGGCAACAATGTCCGGCAAAGATCAAAAGAAAGCTCCTGAAGTTACTTATCAAAGCAGTCTGTCTCATCACAATTCTGCTGTGAATGTACTTCGCTTCTCGCCTTCAG GAGAGCAGCTCGCATCTGGCGCTGATG GTGGAGAGCTGATTCTGTGGAAATCACACTCTACTGATGCTGGTGAAGTGTGGAAGGTCCTCAAGTCATTGGT GTTTCACCGCAAGGATGTATTAGATCTACAGTGGTCAAATGATGGTGCACATCTCATTTCTGGATCAGTTGATAATACATGCATTATATGGGACGCTAGAAAAG GTTCTGTTCACCATATTTTGGATGGACATTTTCACTACGTTCAAGGTGTAGCATGGGATCCATTAATGAAATATGCAGCATCTCTTAGTTCAGATAGAACTTGTCGAATTTATATTAACAAGCCATCTAAATCAAAAGCTGTTGAGAAAACAAATTATATTTGCCAGCATGTGATTGCAAAGGCAGAACCGCAAATAGCTGAAGAATCTAAG TTTACCAGAAGCCATCTTTTCCATGATGAGACACTTCCATCTTTCTTCCGAAGATTATCTTGGTCACCAGATGGATCATTTTTGCTTGTGCCCGCAG GTTCTTACAAAAGCACACCTGCTTCTGAACCAATCAACACAACATATGCTTTTTCAAGGCAGGATCTTTCCAG GCCTGCGGTTATGCTCCCTGGTGCCAGCAAACCTGTTGTAGCAGTACGTTTTTGCCCCATGACTTTTAAACTGCGGGGGTCAAAAACAT CTCCATTTTTCAAGCTCCCCTATCGCCTAATTTTTGCAGTGGCCACTTTGAATTCCTTGTACTTGTACGACACTGAAAGCATTCAACCACTAGTAATTGTAGCTGGGGTTCATTATGCAGCCATAACTGACATTGCATG GTCTCCTACTGGTAATTATTTGGCCTTATCCTCTCAAGACGGTTACTGCTCACTCCTGGAATTTGAATCTCAAGAACTTGGATCACCTGTCACCTTACCAG AAGAAAAGCAAACCGATGTTACTGAGGTGGAACCAGTCCTGGAACTCATAATCAATGATAAGGACAAGGTTTCTTTAGACGATAGAATGGAAAGGATAGAGAATTCCCAAAGAGAGAACAAGAGTGAGGATGGGAAACACACTTCACCGAGTACAACAATGATACCTTCAAATCCATGTAAACCAGCCAAGAGGCGCATTACGCctatggccattgattga